One window of Caldisericum exile AZM16c01 genomic DNA carries:
- a CDS encoding metallopeptidase family protein: MDEILEFFRDVIDKTISNLPKDLKDKIQNLEFIILDYPTEDFLESNGLKNQTLLGLYVGVPLNKRGANYNWVLPDRIYIFMQPIIYFANLERIPVEEKIRKVVLHEIGHYFGMGEDDLRLPCCLT; encoded by the coding sequence GTGGACGAAATTTTAGAATTTTTTAGAGATGTAATTGATAAAACGATATCAAACCTACCAAAAGACCTCAAAGATAAGATACAAAATTTGGAGTTTATCATTTTAGATTATCCGACAGAAGATTTTCTTGAAAGTAATGGACTTAAAAATCAGACTCTTCTTGGACTTTATGTTGGCGTTCCTTTAAATAAAAGAGGAGCAAATTATAACTGGGTCTTGCCAGACAGAATTTACATATTTATGCAACCTATTATTTATTTTGCAAATTTGGAGCGTATTCCAGTTGAGGAAAAGATAAGAAAAGTTGTGCTTCATGAAATTGGTCATTATTTTGGGATGGGAGAGGATGACCTAAGATTGCCGTGTTGCCTCACGTAA
- a CDS encoding GNAT family N-acetyltransferase, with product MLEIKKIYHYTLNLDKVKTFETNTKFEHAVYASLSEVKNEILNKLSFYFGEEKLNALKFRFAVQHKMVVTFIESEFASFCFFSDSPFKFSLFKLNKQELYFYDCFTFEKFRGLSSIYAEVKYVLDKYRNLGYKVAHVEIEENNTPSQNAFKKLGFRKVRIYYVISIFGLRIIFVKRVSS from the coding sequence GTGCTTGAAATAAAAAAGATTTACCATTACACCTTGAATTTGGACAAAGTAAAAACATTTGAAACAAATACGAAGTTTGAACATGCTGTTTACGCAAGTCTTTCCGAAGTAAAAAATGAGATACTAAACAAACTTTCTTTTTATTTTGGAGAGGAGAAACTCAATGCCTTAAAATTTAGATTTGCAGTCCAACACAAAATGGTTGTTACATTTATAGAGAGCGAATTTGCCTCATTTTGTTTCTTCTCAGATAGTCCTTTCAAATTCTCCCTTTTTAAATTAAACAAACAAGAATTATATTTCTACGATTGCTTCACATTTGAAAAATTTAGAGGACTTTCTTCTATCTATGCTGAGGTAAAATATGTTCTCGATAAATATCGCAATCTTGGATACAAAGTTGCTCATGTAGAAATCGAGGAAAACAATACACCTTCTCAAAATGCATTCAAAAAATTGGGATTTAGAAAAGTTCGCATCTATTATGTAATCTCAATTTTTGGTTTAAGAATTATTTTCGTAAAGAGAGTATCTTCTTAA
- the dinB gene encoding DNA polymerase IV → MEKIIAHIDMDAFFASIEQVRRPWLKGKPIGVTNHPDGRSVIATASYEARAYGIKSGMPVKEALKLFPDLILVKGDANLYEKISDGIYEILIKYAPNVERFSIDEAFLDLTYKAKDYEEARTIGINIKKEIFERFSLPSTIGISYNKLVAKIASKEAKPNGLLVVRKEEADHFLKKLPVSKIPGVGKKIEEALKKKFNVETIEQLQKIELNELIKVFHTYGVFIYNAAHGIDNSEVIAEFEKEEEKSVGNSTTLDFDTDDIEIIKGVLRRLSSNVCYRLRLKNLLTERITLTIRYEDFSTFSHSKNIPKTNLDSQIYSEVLNLFFEIYNGQKVRLLGVTARHLSHIPYTLFEHHEDKNEKLASAIDKARIKMGDESVSYANSVNLRFRLANKKISGGNSSAL, encoded by the coding sequence ATGGAAAAAATTATTGCGCACATCGACATGGATGCGTTTTTTGCATCCATAGAACAGGTAAGAAGACCATGGCTTAAAGGAAAGCCCATAGGTGTAACAAATCACCCAGATGGAAGGTCTGTCATTGCAACGGCCTCATACGAAGCAAGAGCCTACGGAATTAAATCAGGAATGCCTGTTAAAGAAGCACTCAAATTGTTCCCTGACCTTATTTTAGTGAAAGGCGATGCGAACCTATATGAAAAAATTTCCGATGGCATTTACGAAATACTTATAAAATATGCACCGAATGTCGAAAGGTTCTCAATTGACGAAGCATTCTTAGATCTTACATATAAGGCAAAGGATTATGAAGAAGCAAGAACTATTGGAATTAATATTAAAAAAGAAATTTTTGAAAGATTTTCGCTTCCTTCAACCATAGGGATAAGTTATAATAAACTCGTTGCAAAGATTGCGTCAAAAGAGGCAAAGCCAAACGGATTGCTCGTTGTTAGAAAAGAGGAGGCGGACCATTTTCTTAAAAAACTTCCAGTATCAAAAATCCCAGGAGTGGGAAAGAAAATAGAGGAAGCCTTAAAGAAAAAATTCAATGTAGAAACGATTGAACAACTTCAAAAAATCGAGTTAAATGAGCTTATTAAGGTCTTCCACACTTATGGCGTTTTTATCTATAACGCAGCACACGGTATTGACAATTCAGAGGTTATAGCCGAATTTGAAAAAGAAGAAGAAAAATCAGTTGGAAATTCTACGACTCTTGATTTTGATACAGATGATATAGAAATTATAAAAGGCGTTTTAAGACGATTATCTTCAAACGTGTGTTACAGATTAAGGCTGAAAAATTTGCTTACAGAAAGAATTACTCTTACAATAAGATATGAGGACTTTTCAACATTCTCACACAGTAAAAATATTCCAAAAACAAACCTCGATTCACAAATTTATTCGGAAGTGCTTAATTTATTTTTTGAAATTTACAACGGGCAAAAAGTGCGCCTTCTCGGTGTTACAGCAAGACACTTAAGCCACATACCTTATACACTCTTTGAGCACCATGAAGACAAAAATGAAAAATTAGCAAGCGCTATTGATAAGGCAAGAATAAAAATGGGAGATGAGAGTGTAAGTTATGCAAACAGTGTCAATTTGAGGTTTAGACTTGCGAATAAAAAAATAAGCGGAGGTAATTCCTCCGCTTTATAA
- a CDS encoding SDH family Clp fold serine proteinase, translated as MDTVSAILNWLFWIFIILSILSPIFQQKNLELQRLDLIRKFEQKRKSRVILLIHRQETMSLLGIPISRYISIEDSEAILRAIRLTPPEMPIDIILHTPGGLVLATEQIAQALVRHKGKVTVFIPHYAMSGGTMLALASDEIVMDENAVLGPVDPQIGNYPAASIIKVVEEKNKDKIDDETLILADISKKAMAQVKEFVKKLLLSNGRSESDAERISTMLTEGRWTHDYPITFEEAKEIGLNVSSEMPREIYELMDLYPQNPSMRPSVQYVPLPYKAPERSAPQKPQK; from the coding sequence ATGGATACTGTAAGTGCAATTCTGAATTGGCTTTTCTGGATTTTTATAATCTTGTCAATTCTATCTCCTATATTCCAACAGAAGAACCTTGAACTTCAGAGACTTGATCTTATAAGGAAATTTGAGCAAAAAAGAAAATCAAGAGTTATTCTTCTTATTCACAGGCAAGAAACTATGAGTTTGCTTGGGATTCCCATAAGTAGATATATTAGCATTGAAGATTCCGAAGCGATTTTAAGGGCAATAAGGCTTACACCACCAGAAATGCCAATTGATATCATTCTTCACACCCCTGGCGGTCTTGTTCTTGCAACGGAACAGATTGCGCAGGCACTTGTAAGGCATAAAGGGAAGGTAACTGTTTTTATTCCTCACTACGCAATGAGTGGTGGAACAATGCTTGCTCTTGCATCTGATGAGATTGTAATGGATGAGAACGCTGTGCTTGGACCAGTTGACCCACAAATTGGTAATTATCCTGCAGCTTCTATAATAAAAGTTGTTGAGGAAAAGAATAAAGATAAAATTGATGACGAAACGCTTATACTTGCAGATATCTCAAAAAAGGCGATGGCCCAAGTTAAGGAATTTGTTAAAAAATTACTACTTTCAAATGGAAGGTCAGAAAGTGATGCAGAGAGAATTTCAACCATGCTAACAGAAGGGCGCTGGACTCATGATTATCCAATTACTTTCGAAGAAGCAAAGGAAATTGGGTTAAATGTATCTTCAGAAATGCCTCGTGAGATTTACGAACTTATGGATCTTTATCCTCAAAACCCCTCAATGAGACCATCAGTGCAATATGTACCTCTTCCCTATAAAGCACCAGAAAGGAGCGCCCCTCAAAAGCCTCAAAAATGA
- a CDS encoding sodium ion-translocating decarboxylase subunit beta, translating into MGGILNILSLSGFNALTIKEVIMIIIALVLIYLAIFKDAEPLLLLPIGFGVLLANLPLSGITDPPNGFFYILYKSLVETELLPIIIFMGIGAMTDFGPLIANPWTVLMGAGAQLGVFFALLFALLFGFNIKEAASIGIIGGADGPTAIYTTVKLAPHLLGPIAVAAYTYMSLVPIIQPPIMRLLTTKKERSVVMEQLRPVSRLEKIIFPVVVTILVGLLFPPIVPLIGALMLGNLFRESGVVERLTHTTANELINIATIFLATTVGSTMKGDTFLTLKTIEIIVLGVVAFGGGTIGGLLIGKLFYIFTGGKVNPLIGSAGVSAVPMAARVSQKVGQEENPGNFLLMHAMGPNVSGVIGTAVVAGILITLLTH; encoded by the coding sequence ATGGGTGGAATTTTAAACATATTGTCTCTTTCCGGTTTTAATGCGCTTACCATAAAAGAAGTAATAATGATTATTATTGCGCTTGTGCTAATTTATCTTGCAATCTTTAAAGATGCTGAACCACTTTTGCTTCTTCCAATTGGCTTTGGTGTGCTTCTTGCAAATCTTCCCCTCTCAGGCATTACTGATCCCCCAAATGGTTTCTTCTATATTCTCTATAAATCACTCGTAGAAACCGAGCTTCTTCCAATAATTATTTTTATGGGTATTGGCGCAATGACTGATTTTGGTCCACTCATTGCAAATCCATGGACTGTACTTATGGGAGCAGGTGCACAACTTGGTGTATTCTTTGCATTACTTTTTGCACTTCTTTTTGGGTTTAACATAAAAGAGGCTGCTTCAATTGGGATTATTGGTGGAGCGGATGGACCAACTGCAATTTACACAACAGTGAAACTTGCACCACACTTGTTAGGTCCAATTGCTGTTGCTGCATACACATATATGTCTTTGGTTCCGATTATTCAGCCACCGATAATGAGGCTTCTTACTACTAAAAAGGAGAGAAGTGTTGTTATGGAGCAACTTCGTCCTGTTTCAAGATTGGAAAAAATTATATTCCCTGTAGTTGTAACAATCCTTGTAGGTCTTTTGTTCCCACCAATAGTTCCCCTTATTGGTGCATTAATGCTTGGGAATCTTTTTAGAGAATCTGGTGTTGTTGAAAGACTTACGCACACTACCGCAAATGAGTTAATTAATATTGCAACTATTTTTCTTGCAACAACAGTTGGATCTACGATGAAAGGAGATACATTCCTCACGTTAAAAACCATCGAGATAATTGTTCTTGGCGTAGTGGCATTTGGTGGGGGAACTATTGGAGGGCTCCTTATAGGAAAATTGTTCTACATCTTTACAGGTGGCAAAGTTAATCCTCTTATTGGCTCTGCTGGTGTTTCCGCGGTGCCTATGGCTGCAAGGGTTTCTCAAAAAGTTGGACAAGAAGAAAATCCTGGAAACTTCTTACTCATGCATGCAATGGGCCCCAATGTATCAGGGGTAATTGGTACTGCAGTTGTTGCAGGAATTCTTATAACACTTCTCACGCACTAA
- a CDS encoding integrase catalytic domain-containing protein — protein MKKVEEVLKKLKEGGFMSLSLKERKAVIREEAAIYKKLTKKEKSRMLDEFVKLTGYSRCYASYVLRTYGSKVVVDLENGKRTVFIGDDLYSGKGLKIRKRKRERVYGEEVFNALVYLWKMSDYLCGKRLNVYMKEIIPILENFNEFPYSKEIKEKLLSISPATIDRLLKKEKDKFKLKMKGKTLTKPGTLLKHSIPIRTFSEWNEKEPGFVEVDLVGHDGGNLRGEFLYSLDVTDIHTGWTETKAIKNKAQIWTFNALKEIGKRFPFSIKGIDSDNGSEFINAHLLNYCEKEHITFTRARPYRKNDNCFVEQKNYSVVRRAVGYIRYDTDEELKIMNELYNTLRLYTNFFLPSMKLKEKTRIGSKVLKKYDKPKTPYQRILECELVSEEIKKNLRRMYETLNPLLLKRDLDKISKELSKAYDKKIRKMERKEKEERKSYTDFPLTQNNFIYNLDEATR, from the coding sequence ATGAAAAAAGTAGAAGAAGTTCTAAAGAAACTGAAAGAAGGAGGCTTTATGAGTCTATCCTTGAAAGAGAGAAAGGCTGTGATAAGAGAAGAGGCAGCGATATACAAGAAGTTAACGAAGAAAGAGAAAAGCAGGATGCTTGATGAATTTGTGAAACTCACAGGATACTCAAGATGTTATGCATCATATGTATTGAGAACATATGGAAGTAAAGTTGTTGTTGATTTAGAAAATGGAAAAAGAACTGTATTCATAGGCGATGATCTGTATAGTGGTAAAGGACTTAAGATAAGGAAGAGAAAAAGGGAAAGGGTATACGGTGAAGAAGTCTTCAATGCCCTTGTATATCTATGGAAGATGTCGGATTACCTATGTGGGAAAAGACTGAATGTGTATATGAAAGAAATAATACCTATCTTAGAGAACTTTAATGAGTTCCCTTACTCTAAAGAGATAAAAGAAAAGTTGCTTTCAATAAGTCCTGCTACAATAGATAGGTTGCTTAAGAAAGAAAAGGATAAGTTTAAGTTAAAGATGAAAGGAAAAACACTAACTAAACCTGGGACTCTATTAAAGCATAGCATTCCGATAAGGACATTCTCTGAATGGAATGAGAAAGAGCCAGGCTTTGTTGAAGTAGACCTTGTTGGTCATGATGGAGGTAATCTAAGAGGAGAATTTCTCTATTCCCTTGATGTGACTGACATACATACTGGATGGACAGAAACAAAGGCAATAAAAAACAAAGCACAGATATGGACATTCAATGCATTAAAGGAGATTGGGAAGAGATTCCCTTTTTCAATAAAAGGTATTGATTCAGATAATGGAAGTGAATTCATCAATGCACATCTATTGAATTATTGTGAAAAAGAGCATATCACATTTACAAGGGCAAGACCTTATAGAAAGAATGATAATTGCTTTGTGGAACAGAAGAACTATTCTGTGGTAAGAAGGGCTGTAGGTTACATAAGGTATGATACGGATGAGGAACTGAAGATAATGAATGAACTCTACAATACATTGAGGCTCTATACGAACTTTTTCTTACCTTCAATGAAACTAAAAGAGAAAACAAGAATTGGGAGTAAGGTATTAAAGAAGTACGACAAACCCAAGACACCCTATCAAAGGATTCTTGAATGTGAGTTAGTATCTGAAGAAATAAAGAAGAATCTCAGGAGAATGTATGAAACACTAAATCCTCTTTTACTTAAAAGAGACTTAGATAAAATCTCAAAAGAACTTTCAAAAGCATATGATAAAAAGATAAGGAAAATGGAAAGGAAAGAGAAAGAAGAGAGAAAATCATATACTGATTTTCCTTTGACTCAGAATAATTTCATATATAATTTAGATGAGGCAACCAGATAA
- a CDS encoding YgaP family membrane protein: protein MRDENISITESVIRIGVGILIFVLGYRITDFVGRYESGGYPRSSFYNFVFRFHNAIQIICFFVGFILFFTGVTRFSPLKKILSLRK, encoded by the coding sequence ATGAGAGACGAAAATATAAGCATAACTGAAAGTGTTATTAGAATAGGTGTTGGTATTCTCATATTTGTGTTAGGATACAGAATAACCGATTTTGTGGGAAGATATGAAAGCGGGGGGTATCCTCGCTCTTCTTTTTACAATTTTGTTTTTAGATTTCACAATGCAATTCAAATAATTTGCTTTTTTGTTGGTTTCATCCTTTTCTTTACTGGTGTTACAAGGTTTTCTCCACTTAAGAAGATACTCTCTTTACGAAAATAA
- a CDS encoding acyl-CoA carboxylase subunit beta has protein sequence MSIEDKLKQLEEKKSKIKNLDPQAVEKQHEKGKLTARERIDLLVDPGTFEEFDPFVKTRSTYFGLDKKFIPADGVITGIGLVNGRRVALYSQDFTSLGGSLGEMHALKIVKMQELALKLGIPFIAMNDSGGARIQEGVDSLRGYGDIFLRNVRASGVIPQISVQLGPTAGGAVYSPALMDFIIMTEKATMYITGPNVVEAVTGEKVTHEQLGGGIVHNEKSGVAHFLAKDDEDAINTVKTLLSYLPDNYLQDPPIVETSDSPNRETPSILEIVPDEPNVPFDVKDVVKEVVDENSFFEVHEDFARNAVVGFARINGRTVGIVANQPVYLAGVLDINSSDKIARFIRFCDAFNIPLITFVDTPGYMPGTAQEHGGVIRHGAKILYAYSEATVPKITIIMRKAYGGAYIAMCSRHLGADVVFAFPQAEIAVMGADGAANIIFAKEINAAENPEEMRKKKIEEYREQFSNPYLAAERGYVDDVINPKDTRKAIAYMLDFLRSKHEEPILKKHGNIPL, from the coding sequence ATTGAGGACAAATTAAAACAACTTGAGGAGAAGAAAAGTAAAATTAAAAATCTAGATCCTCAAGCCGTGGAAAAGCAACATGAAAAAGGTAAACTCACTGCACGTGAACGAATTGATTTGCTTGTTGATCCAGGAACCTTTGAAGAGTTTGATCCATTTGTAAAAACACGCTCAACCTATTTTGGATTAGACAAAAAATTTATTCCCGCTGATGGAGTTATTACAGGTATTGGTTTAGTAAACGGAAGGAGAGTTGCACTTTATTCTCAGGACTTTACTTCTCTTGGCGGTTCTCTTGGGGAGATGCATGCACTTAAAATCGTTAAAATGCAGGAACTTGCTTTAAAACTTGGCATTCCTTTTATTGCAATGAACGACTCGGGCGGAGCAAGGATCCAAGAAGGCGTTGATTCCCTTAGAGGTTATGGGGATATCTTTTTGAGAAATGTTAGAGCATCAGGCGTAATTCCTCAGATTTCTGTACAGTTAGGCCCTACTGCAGGTGGTGCAGTTTATTCTCCGGCACTTATGGATTTTATCATTATGACAGAGAAGGCAACAATGTATATAACAGGTCCTAATGTAGTGGAGGCAGTGACTGGGGAAAAAGTTACTCATGAGCAATTAGGCGGTGGAATCGTTCACAATGAAAAAAGTGGTGTTGCCCATTTCCTCGCGAAAGACGATGAAGATGCAATAAATACCGTTAAAACACTTCTTTCGTATCTACCTGATAATTATCTTCAAGATCCCCCAATTGTAGAAACATCAGACTCTCCAAATCGTGAAACTCCATCAATTCTTGAAATTGTGCCTGACGAACCAAATGTGCCTTTCGATGTGAAAGATGTTGTAAAAGAAGTTGTTGACGAAAATTCATTTTTTGAAGTTCATGAAGATTTTGCACGAAACGCAGTTGTTGGTTTTGCAAGAATCAATGGCCGAACCGTAGGAATTGTTGCAAATCAACCAGTATATCTTGCAGGTGTTCTTGATATAAACTCATCAGATAAAATTGCTCGATTTATAAGATTTTGCGACGCTTTCAATATCCCTCTTATTACTTTTGTTGATACTCCAGGGTATATGCCAGGCACTGCGCAGGAGCACGGGGGGGTTATAAGACATGGTGCCAAAATTCTCTATGCATATTCAGAAGCAACAGTTCCTAAGATAACAATTATTATGAGAAAAGCCTACGGTGGCGCATATATTGCAATGTGCTCAAGACATCTTGGTGCAGATGTTGTATTTGCTTTCCCTCAAGCAGAAATTGCAGTAATGGGTGCAGATGGTGCAGCAAATATAATATTTGCGAAGGAAATTAATGCTGCAGAGAACCCTGAAGAAATGAGAAAGAAAAAAATCGAAGAATACAGAGAGCAATTTTCAAATCCCTATCTTGCAGCGGAACGTGGTTATGTGGATGATGTAATTAATCCAAAAGATACAAGAAAAGCCATTGCTTATATGCTTGATTTCCTAAGGAGCAAACACGAAGAGCCAATTCTAAAGAAGCACGGAAATATTCCTTTATAG
- a CDS encoding biotin/lipoyl-containing protein → MGKIYKIRIDSEVYEVEIEEVIKEATHRVYREVKATEKVQPKENIKETAPKESEVIKEESKEEIIENNVEYVLAPLPGKILKVMVKPGDVIKKGSVLLTIEAMKMENEIFAGFDAKVADVYVNPGDKVETNKKLLKLVR, encoded by the coding sequence ATGGGTAAAATTTATAAAATAAGAATAGATTCAGAAGTTTACGAAGTAGAAATAGAAGAAGTAATCAAAGAGGCAACGCACAGAGTTTATAGAGAAGTTAAAGCGACTGAGAAGGTTCAACCAAAAGAAAATATCAAAGAAACAGCGCCAAAAGAATCAGAAGTTATAAAAGAAGAATCAAAAGAGGAAATAATTGAAAATAACGTTGAATATGTGTTAGCACCCCTTCCTGGAAAAATCTTAAAAGTAATGGTAAAGCCTGGAGATGTTATTAAAAAAGGGAGTGTGCTACTTACAATTGAAGCAATGAAGATGGAAAATGAAATTTTTGCGGGTTTTGATGCAAAAGTGGCCGATGTTTATGTTAATCCCGGAGATAAAGTTGAGACAAATAAGAAGTTGTTAAAGTTAGTGAGGTAG